A single genomic interval of Agromyces cerinus harbors:
- a CDS encoding serine hydrolase — MRMTPGRIVGIAVGAIAILGIGVYGPAMLLGPLPAVNVTVAEGADTAPEEGAAPVTLPADGASAMAVLADDGAATTLGVGGDTEPVPIGGAVKLVTVLATLDTLPLPPEGGGPEITIGPADYTDYLRYVAEDTRTLPVLPGEKWTERDVVRAVLLASSNNHADTLVRWAFGGVDPYVEAANAWLAENGFTATRVADATGLSGDNVGTPEELTRLAALVLADPRLAEIYAIPEAPVAAGERDIPDNVARSGEAGVRALARSYTDQAGVTFVYTTTVPGPDDETPYRLVGATTLMPDYETLDAAVSTAVSSSAQSAVPAEIITAGTPYASVEAAWGDRAELIASVSRTDASWGNSVAGASVTVEPFTTASAGSEVGRISIATGNGDVASPLELTRAIRDPGPIWRLANPAAIIGAFIADQQG, encoded by the coding sequence ATGAGGATGACCCCCGGCCGCATCGTCGGCATCGCCGTCGGCGCGATCGCGATCCTCGGCATCGGGGTCTACGGCCCGGCGATGCTCCTCGGCCCGCTTCCGGCGGTGAACGTCACGGTCGCCGAAGGCGCCGACACGGCACCCGAAGAGGGCGCGGCGCCCGTGACCCTGCCCGCAGACGGCGCGAGCGCGATGGCGGTGCTCGCCGACGACGGCGCGGCCACCACACTCGGGGTGGGCGGCGACACCGAGCCGGTGCCGATCGGCGGCGCCGTGAAGCTCGTCACGGTGCTGGCCACTCTCGATACCCTTCCCTTGCCGCCCGAGGGCGGTGGCCCCGAGATCACGATCGGCCCCGCCGACTACACCGACTACCTCCGCTACGTCGCCGAGGACACGCGCACGCTGCCCGTGCTGCCCGGCGAGAAGTGGACCGAACGCGATGTCGTGCGTGCCGTGCTGCTCGCGTCGAGCAACAACCACGCCGACACCCTCGTGCGGTGGGCGTTCGGCGGCGTCGACCCGTACGTCGAAGCGGCCAATGCCTGGCTCGCCGAGAACGGCTTCACCGCGACCCGCGTCGCCGATGCCACCGGGCTCTCGGGCGACAACGTCGGCACCCCTGAAGAGCTCACCCGCCTCGCCGCCCTCGTGCTGGCCGACCCGCGCCTTGCCGAGATCTACGCGATCCCCGAAGCACCGGTCGCTGCCGGCGAGCGGGACATCCCCGACAACGTCGCGCGTTCAGGTGAGGCCGGCGTGCGGGCGCTTGCTCGGAGCTACACCGACCAGGCCGGCGTGACCTTCGTGTACACCACCACCGTGCCCGGACCCGATGACGAGACGCCGTACCGGTTGGTGGGCGCCACGACGCTCATGCCCGACTACGAGACGCTCGACGCCGCCGTGAGCACGGCAGTGTCATCGAGCGCCCAGTCGGCGGTTCCCGCCGAGATCATCACCGCGGGCACGCCCTACGCGAGCGTCGAGGCGGCGTGGGGCGATCGGGCAGAGCTCATCGCATCGGTCAGCCGAACGGATGCATCGTGGGGCAACAGCGTCGCCGGGGCATCCGTGACCGTCGAGCCGTTCACGACCGCGTCCGCCGGGAGCGAGGTCGGGCGCATCAGCATCGCGACCGGGAACGGCGATGTCGCCTCACCGCTCGAGCTGACGCGCGCGATCCGCGACCCGGGGCCGATCTGGCGACTCGCCAATCCCGCCGCTATCATCGGCGCGTTCATCGCCGATCAGCAGGGCTGA
- a CDS encoding acyl-CoA thioesterase — MRLHVPTPLRWSDLDAYGHVNNARMLSLLEEARIQAFWVSDDTSEHAAGASTAVLDATPGATTITLIARQEVEYLAPIPYQRQPVDIELWIGHMGGASLDVCYEVYSPVGVEPRVLYTRAVTTIVLVDATTERPRRIGDTERAAWEPYLGDPIAFRRR; from the coding sequence ATGCGCCTGCACGTGCCCACTCCGCTGCGGTGGAGCGACCTCGACGCCTACGGGCACGTGAACAACGCCCGGATGCTGAGCCTCCTCGAAGAGGCTCGCATCCAGGCGTTCTGGGTGAGCGACGACACCTCGGAGCATGCTGCCGGCGCATCGACGGCGGTGCTCGATGCGACTCCTGGCGCAACCACGATCACGCTGATCGCGCGCCAGGAGGTCGAGTACCTCGCGCCGATCCCGTACCAGCGCCAGCCGGTCGACATCGAGCTCTGGATCGGCCACATGGGCGGGGCGAGCCTCGACGTCTGCTACGAGGTCTACTCGCCGGTCGGCGTCGAGCCACGCGTCCTGTACACCCGCGCGGTCACCACCATCGTGCTCGTCGATGCGACGACCGAGCGGCCGCGTCGCATCGGCGACACGGAACGCGCGGCATGGGAGCCGTACCTCGGCGACCCGATCGCCTTCCGGCGGCGCTGA
- a CDS encoding DUF6993 domain-containing protein yields MRRRIGTSAALALAGVAMLVGLAACTFDDPGPTPPATGRPTPSAPGTAAPTAPEFRPELSATENLPYFDWVNSGVVAANASAGGRDFIDALVAAGFDKAQMQVTADTTTIGEAADSVQFSVLFQGECLVGQYGPKSDGYHGAVRPPLGTGACLVGQTRPIDW; encoded by the coding sequence ATGAGACGGCGGATCGGTACCAGCGCGGCCCTTGCACTCGCCGGGGTCGCGATGCTCGTGGGCTTGGCGGCGTGCACGTTCGACGATCCAGGGCCGACGCCGCCTGCGACCGGTCGGCCGACGCCGTCCGCCCCGGGCACCGCCGCACCGACCGCACCGGAGTTCCGACCCGAGCTCTCCGCGACCGAGAACCTGCCCTACTTCGACTGGGTGAACAGCGGCGTCGTCGCCGCGAACGCCTCGGCGGGCGGGCGGGACTTCATCGACGCGCTCGTCGCGGCAGGGTTCGACAAGGCGCAGATGCAGGTCACCGCCGACACGACGACGATCGGAGAGGCGGCCGATTCGGTGCAGTTCTCCGTGCTCTTCCAAGGCGAATGCCTCGTCGGTCAGTACGGTCCGAAGTCCGACGGGTATCACGGGGCGGTTCGCCCACCGCTCGGCACCGGCGCCTGTCTCGTCGGGCAGACCCGCCCCATAGACTGGTAG
- a CDS encoding metallopeptidase family protein, with protein sequence MELDAEAFEAIVVDELDQLPDDMVDGLENIVFVVEDRPEDGSLDLLGLYDGFALTERDRYGFGEMPDRIILYREPLLAICADEDELREEIHVTLVHEIAHFYGIDDDRLHELGWA encoded by the coding sequence GTGGAACTCGATGCCGAGGCGTTCGAAGCGATCGTCGTCGATGAACTCGACCAGTTGCCCGATGACATGGTCGACGGCCTCGAGAACATCGTGTTCGTCGTCGAAGACCGACCAGAAGACGGTTCGCTCGACCTGCTCGGCCTCTACGACGGCTTCGCTCTGACCGAACGCGACCGCTACGGGTTCGGCGAGATGCCCGACCGCATCATCCTCTACCGCGAGCCGCTCCTCGCGATCTGCGCCGACGAAGACGAACTCCGCGAAGAGATCCACGTCACGCTGGTGCACGAGATCGCGCACTTCTACGGCATCGACGACGACCGGCTGCACGAGCTGGGCTGGGCGTGA
- the orn gene encoding oligoribonuclease, whose amino-acid sequence MPSSSDRLVWIDCEMTGLDLEVDELVEIAVIITDYDLNPVDAGISIVIKPDASALESMGEFVRTMHTQSGLIEEIPNGVSVADAEYQVLEYVLQHVPDEQKAPLAGNSIGTDRAFLAKYMPRLDAHLHYRSVDVSSIKELAKRWFPRAYFNSPQKNGGHRALADIQESIRELHYYRRAVFVAEPGPSTAELQSLSAAVVNEFASKV is encoded by the coding sequence ATGCCTTCTTCGAGCGACCGCCTGGTCTGGATCGACTGCGAGATGACCGGACTCGACCTCGAGGTCGATGAGCTCGTCGAGATCGCGGTCATCATCACCGACTACGACCTCAACCCCGTCGACGCCGGCATCAGCATCGTCATCAAGCCCGACGCGAGCGCGCTCGAGTCGATGGGCGAGTTCGTGCGCACGATGCACACCCAGTCCGGACTGATCGAAGAGATCCCCAACGGCGTGAGCGTCGCCGACGCCGAGTACCAGGTGCTCGAGTACGTGCTGCAGCATGTGCCCGACGAGCAGAAGGCGCCGCTCGCCGGCAACTCCATCGGCACCGACCGCGCGTTCCTCGCGAAGTACATGCCCCGGCTCGACGCGCACCTGCACTACCGCAGCGTCGACGTCTCCTCGATCAAAGAGCTCGCGAAGCGCTGGTTCCCTCGCGCCTACTTCAACTCCCCCCAGAAGAACGGCGGGCACCGTGCCCTGGCCGACATCCAGGAGTCGATCCGCGAGCTGCACTACTACCGTCGTGCGGTCTTCGTCGCCGAGCCCGGCCCCTCGACGGCCGAGCTCCAGAGCCTGTCTGCAGCCGTGGTGAACGAGTTCGCCTCCAAGGTGTAG
- a CDS encoding AAA family ATPase — translation MSASASGGVAAGTPAASAVRLVLEHCRAAGAQVVAVDGPSGSGKSTLADALVRAWPGRAPELVRLDDVYPGWTGLERAGAEVVRELVARRARGAVGTWRTWDWAAGRVGSVEHSRPGRPLIIEGCGAFAATSSIEAVAIWVEASPQVRKRRALARDAGAFDPYWDLWERQWRRYVARTAPARRADVRVRVTGA, via the coding sequence GTGAGCGCGAGCGCGTCGGGCGGCGTGGCCGCGGGCACCCCCGCGGCATCCGCAGTGCGCCTCGTGCTCGAGCATTGCCGCGCTGCGGGCGCGCAGGTCGTGGCCGTCGACGGGCCGAGCGGTTCGGGCAAGAGCACCCTCGCCGATGCGCTCGTGCGGGCCTGGCCGGGTCGGGCGCCCGAGCTCGTGCGCCTCGACGACGTCTACCCGGGCTGGACCGGCCTCGAGCGCGCCGGTGCCGAGGTGGTGCGCGAACTCGTCGCCCGCCGTGCCCGCGGTGCGGTCGGCACCTGGCGGACGTGGGATTGGGCGGCCGGTCGCGTCGGATCGGTCGAGCACAGCAGGCCGGGCCGCCCGCTCATCATCGAAGGATGCGGAGCCTTCGCCGCGACCTCGTCGATCGAGGCCGTCGCGATCTGGGTCGAGGCGTCGCCTCAGGTGCGCAAGCGCCGCGCACTCGCGCGCGACGCCGGGGCGTTCGACCCCTACTGGGACCTGTGGGAGCGCCAGTGGCGGCGATACGTCGCACGAACCGCGCCTGCGCGCCGTGCAGATGTGCGCGTCCGGGTCACCGGCGCCTGA
- the nadE gene encoding ammonia-dependent NAD(+) synthetase translates to MRELQSRIIAELNVTPVIDPAEQARARIDFLKSYVRVTGAQGLVLGISGGQDSTLAGRLCRIAVDELVAEGTPSRFVAVRLPYGVQRDEDDAQLALSFIEPQETVVFDIKGGVDGLTADFAAAATAAPLSDFGKGNVKARMRMVAQYALAGEGGLLVVGTDHAAEAVTGFFTKYGDGGADVLPLTGLTKRQGRALLVHLGAPERLYLKVPTADLLDANPGQSDEANLGLSYADLDAYLEGEEIDESVAERIEARFLQTRHKRTVPVSMFDDWWR, encoded by the coding sequence ATGCGAGAGCTGCAGTCGCGAATCATCGCCGAACTCAACGTCACCCCGGTCATCGACCCCGCCGAGCAGGCGCGCGCCCGCATCGACTTCCTGAAGTCGTACGTGCGCGTGACGGGAGCGCAGGGCCTCGTGCTCGGTATCAGCGGCGGGCAGGACTCCACGCTCGCGGGTCGGCTGTGCCGGATCGCGGTCGACGAACTTGTCGCAGAGGGCACTCCGTCGCGGTTTGTCGCCGTGCGACTGCCGTACGGCGTGCAGCGCGATGAAGACGACGCGCAGCTGGCGTTGAGCTTCATCGAGCCGCAGGAGACCGTGGTCTTCGACATCAAGGGCGGCGTCGACGGGCTCACCGCGGACTTCGCGGCGGCGGCGACCGCGGCGCCGCTCAGCGACTTCGGCAAGGGCAACGTCAAGGCGCGCATGCGCATGGTGGCGCAGTACGCCCTCGCGGGCGAGGGCGGGCTGCTCGTGGTGGGCACCGATCACGCGGCCGAGGCCGTCACGGGATTCTTCACCAAGTACGGCGACGGGGGAGCCGATGTGCTTCCGCTCACGGGTCTCACGAAGCGTCAGGGGCGGGCTCTGCTCGTGCACCTCGGCGCTCCCGAGCGCCTGTACCTCAAGGTGCCGACGGCGGATCTGCTCGACGCGAACCCCGGTCAGTCCGATGAGGCGAACCTCGGCCTGAGCTACGCCGATCTCGACGCGTACCTCGAGGGCGAGGAGATCGACGAGTCGGTTGCCGAGCGCATCGAGGCACGCTTCCTGCAGACGCGCCACAAGCGCACGGTTCCGGTGTCGATGTTCGACGACTGGTGGCGCTGA
- a CDS encoding aldo/keto reductase, with amino-acid sequence MSYVALPERYDRMQYNRVGRSGLKLPALSLGLWHNFGHERPYDTQRAIVRRAFDLGVTHFDLANNYGPPPGSAETNFGRILAGDLAPYRDELIISSKAGYDMWPGPYGEWGSRKYVLSSLDQSLGRLGLDYVDIFYSHRPDPETPIEETMGALATAVRQGKALYVGISNYDPDQTRAAAAALEAEGVPLLIHQPRYSMFDRHIEDGLFPVLEEVGAASIVFSPLAQGLLTDRYLGGDVPADSRAATSRFLSPDTISGEYLERARALDAIAKERGQTLAQLALTWVLRQPLVSSALIGASSVAQLEQNIAALDAAPLTADEIERIEPFAAHGTVLG; translated from the coding sequence ATGAGCTACGTCGCCCTCCCCGAACGCTACGACCGCATGCAGTACAACCGGGTGGGCCGCAGCGGCCTGAAGCTCCCGGCCCTCTCGCTCGGCCTCTGGCACAACTTCGGCCACGAACGCCCGTACGACACCCAGCGCGCGATCGTGCGTCGCGCCTTCGACCTCGGCGTCACCCACTTCGACCTCGCGAACAACTACGGCCCGCCTCCGGGCAGCGCCGAGACGAACTTCGGCCGCATCCTCGCCGGCGACCTCGCGCCCTACCGCGACGAGCTCATCATCTCGTCGAAGGCGGGCTACGACATGTGGCCCGGCCCCTACGGCGAGTGGGGTTCGCGCAAGTACGTGCTCTCCTCGCTCGACCAGAGCCTCGGGCGTCTCGGCCTCGACTACGTCGACATCTTCTACTCGCACCGGCCCGACCCCGAGACGCCGATCGAGGAGACGATGGGCGCGCTTGCGACGGCCGTGCGACAGGGCAAGGCGCTCTACGTGGGCATCTCGAACTACGACCCCGACCAGACGCGCGCCGCCGCCGCAGCGCTCGAGGCCGAGGGCGTGCCGCTCCTCATCCACCAGCCGCGCTACTCGATGTTCGACCGTCACATCGAAGACGGCCTGTTCCCGGTGCTCGAAGAAGTCGGCGCCGCGAGCATCGTCTTCTCGCCGCTCGCGCAGGGCCTCCTGACCGATCGGTACCTCGGCGGCGACGTTCCCGCCGATTCCCGGGCGGCGACGAGCCGGTTCCTCTCCCCCGACACGATCAGCGGCGAGTACCTGGAGCGCGCCCGCGCGCTCGATGCGATCGCGAAGGAGCGCGGCCAGACACTCGCCCAACTCGCCCTCACGTGGGTGCTGCGGCAGCCGCTCGTGTCGAGCGCGCTGATCGGCGCGTCGAGTGTCGCCCAGCTCGAGCAGAACATCGCAGCACTCGACGCGGCACCGCTCACCGCTGACGAGATCGAACGCATCGAGCCGTTCGCCGCGCACGGCACCGTGCTCGGCTGA
- a CDS encoding cation:proton antiporter, producing MEISIGTMVLVPAIAVAAPLLVRAIGKWVAIPLVVFEIVLGLLLGPAVLGWIVPDDFMTLLADFGLAMLFFLAGNEIDFRAIRGRPLSRAAIGWIISLAAGIGLATLLAADLPAAAFIGIALTSTALGTIMPVLRDSGDLGTPFGIAVIALGAVGEFGPLLAISIFLSGRSPLLATVVLLSFAVIAGIAIWLAAKGVGKRMHRVITATLHTSGQFAVRLVIFVLLALVALSIVLDLDMLLGAFTAGVLYRLLISGAPKRDIEVVETKLEAVGYGFLVPVFFINTGVAFDLESLFADARTTVLLPVFLVLLLVVRGLPSLLAAPAGSSRRDLVATALFGATGLPIIVAVTAIGVDNGDLPSGTAAALVGAGMLSVLLFPLIALAIRKGRSDAATRTAEDDPFVPVEG from the coding sequence TTGGAGATCTCGATCGGAACCATGGTGCTCGTGCCGGCGATCGCCGTCGCGGCGCCGCTGCTCGTGCGCGCGATCGGCAAGTGGGTGGCGATTCCCCTCGTCGTCTTCGAGATCGTGCTCGGCCTCCTGCTCGGCCCTGCCGTGCTCGGATGGATCGTTCCCGACGACTTCATGACCCTGCTGGCCGACTTCGGTCTGGCCATGCTCTTCTTCCTGGCTGGCAACGAGATCGACTTCCGCGCAATCCGCGGTCGGCCGCTGAGCCGAGCGGCGATCGGCTGGATCATCTCGCTCGCAGCGGGCATCGGCCTGGCGACGCTCCTCGCGGCGGACCTGCCTGCCGCGGCGTTCATCGGCATCGCGCTGACCTCGACGGCGCTCGGCACGATCATGCCGGTGCTGCGCGATTCGGGCGACCTCGGCACCCCGTTCGGCATCGCGGTGATCGCGCTCGGCGCCGTCGGCGAGTTCGGCCCGCTGCTGGCGATCTCCATCTTCCTGAGCGGGCGCAGCCCCCTGCTGGCCACGGTCGTGCTGCTCTCGTTCGCCGTGATCGCGGGCATCGCGATCTGGCTGGCGGCCAAGGGCGTGGGCAAGCGCATGCACCGGGTGATCACGGCGACGCTGCACACGAGCGGGCAGTTCGCGGTTCGGCTCGTCATCTTCGTGCTGCTCGCGCTCGTGGCGCTCAGCATCGTGCTCGATCTCGACATGCTGCTCGGTGCATTCACCGCCGGCGTGCTGTACCGACTCTTGATCTCCGGCGCCCCGAAGCGCGACATCGAAGTGGTCGAGACGAAGCTCGAAGCGGTCGGGTACGGGTTCCTGGTTCCCGTGTTCTTCATCAACACCGGGGTCGCGTTCGACCTCGAATCGCTCTTCGCCGACGCGCGCACGACGGTGCTGCTGCCCGTGTTCCTCGTGCTGCTGCTCGTCGTGCGCGGCCTGCCGTCGCTGCTCGCCGCCCCGGCGGGGTCGAGTCGGCGCGACCTGGTGGCGACCGCGCTGTTCGGCGCCACGGGCCTGCCGATCATCGTCGCCGTGACGGCGATCGGCGTCGACAACGGCGACCTGCCGAGCGGCACCGCAGCGGCGCTCGTCGGCGCCGGCATGCTCTCGGTGCTGCTCTTCCCGCTGATCGCGCTCGCCATCCGCAAGGGGCGCTCGGATGCCGCGACCCGCACCGCCGAAGACGACCCCTTCGTCCCCGTCGAGGGGTGA
- the ettA gene encoding energy-dependent translational throttle protein EttA, with translation MADYIYSMVRARKAVGDKVILDDVTMAFLPGAKIGVVGPNGAGKSTILKIMAGLDQPSNGEARLSPGFSVGILMQEPVLDETKTVLENVQEGVGPIKAKLDRFNEISLAMAEPDADFDALLAEMGVLQEAIDAADAWDLDSQLEQAMDALRCPPGDEQISVLSGGEKRRVALCKLLLQKPDLLLLDEPTNHLDAESVLWLEQHLAKYPGAVLAVTHDRYFLDHVAEWICEVDRGRLYPYEGNYSTYLEKKQERLSVQGKKDAKLAKRLSEELEWVRSNAKGRQAKSKARLARYEEMATEAERTRKLDFEEIVIPVGPRLGAQVIEAKKLRKGFGERILIEDLSFSLPRNGIVGIIGPNGVGKTTLFKTIVGLEPLDGGDLKIGETVDISYVDQSRGGIDPNKNLWEVVSDGLDYIIVGKTEIPSRAYVSQFGFKGPDQQKKAGVLSGGERNRLNLALTLKQGGNLLLLDEPTNDLDVETLSSLENALLEFPGCAVVITHDRWFLDRIATHILAYEGTEEDPANWYWFEGNFESYEQNKIERLGPDAAKPHRSAYRKLTRD, from the coding sequence ATGGCTGATTACATTTACTCGATGGTTCGCGCCCGCAAGGCGGTCGGCGACAAGGTCATCCTCGATGACGTGACGATGGCATTCCTCCCCGGAGCGAAGATCGGCGTGGTCGGCCCGAACGGTGCCGGCAAGTCGACGATCCTCAAGATCATGGCCGGTCTCGACCAGCCGTCCAACGGCGAGGCGCGCCTGAGCCCCGGATTCTCCGTGGGCATCCTGATGCAGGAGCCCGTGCTCGACGAGACCAAGACGGTGCTCGAGAACGTGCAGGAGGGTGTCGGCCCGATCAAGGCGAAGCTCGACCGCTTCAACGAGATCTCGCTGGCCATGGCCGAGCCCGACGCCGACTTCGACGCCCTGCTCGCCGAGATGGGCGTGCTGCAGGAGGCCATCGACGCCGCCGACGCGTGGGACCTCGACTCCCAGCTCGAGCAGGCGATGGACGCACTGCGCTGCCCGCCGGGCGACGAGCAGATCTCCGTGCTGTCCGGCGGTGAGAAGCGCCGCGTCGCGCTCTGCAAGCTGCTGCTCCAGAAGCCCGACCTGCTGCTCCTCGACGAGCCCACCAACCACCTCGACGCCGAGAGCGTGCTCTGGCTCGAGCAGCACCTCGCCAAGTACCCCGGCGCCGTGCTCGCCGTCACGCACGACCGGTACTTCCTCGATCACGTCGCCGAGTGGATCTGCGAGGTCGACCGCGGTCGCCTCTACCCCTACGAGGGCAACTACTCGACCTACCTTGAGAAGAAGCAGGAACGACTCAGCGTCCAGGGCAAGAAGGACGCCAAGCTCGCCAAGCGCCTCTCCGAAGAGCTCGAGTGGGTCCGGTCCAACGCGAAGGGGCGCCAGGCGAAGTCGAAGGCGCGTCTGGCCCGTTACGAAGAGATGGCGACCGAGGCCGAGCGCACGCGCAAGCTCGACTTCGAAGAGATCGTCATCCCCGTCGGTCCGCGCCTCGGCGCGCAGGTGATCGAGGCCAAGAAGCTGCGCAAGGGCTTCGGCGAACGCATCCTCATCGAAGACCTGAGCTTCAGCCTGCCGCGCAACGGCATCGTCGGCATCATCGGCCCCAACGGCGTCGGCAAGACGACCCTGTTCAAGACGATCGTCGGGCTCGAACCCCTCGACGGCGGCGACCTGAAGATCGGCGAGACGGTCGACATCTCCTACGTCGACCAGAGCCGCGGCGGCATCGACCCGAACAAGAACCTGTGGGAGGTCGTCTCCGACGGCCTCGACTACATCATCGTCGGCAAGACCGAGATCCCGTCGCGTGCCTACGTCTCGCAGTTCGGCTTCAAGGGGCCCGACCAGCAGAAGAAGGCCGGCGTGCTCTCGGGTGGTGAGCGCAACCGTCTGAACCTCGCGCTCACGCTGAAGCAGGGCGGCAACCTGCTGCTCCTCGACGAACCGACCAACGACCTCGACGTCGAGACCCTCTCGAGCCTCGAGAACGCGCTGCTCGAGTTCCCCGGCTGCGCCGTGGTCATCACCCACGACCGGTGGTTCCTCGACCGCATCGCGACGCACATCCTCGCGTACGAGGGCACCGAGGAGGACCCCGCGAACTGGTACTGGTTCGAGGGCAACTTCGAGTCGTACGAGCAGAACAAGATCGAGCGCCTCGGGCCCGACGCGGCGAAGCCGCACCGTTCGGCCTACCGCAAGCTCACCAGGGACTGA
- the ssb gene encoding single-stranded DNA-binding protein, whose protein sequence is MTDIITVTGVVGTDPKHHVTSGGLAITTFRLASTRRVFDRAKASWEDGETNWYTVSAFRQLATNASLSIRKGERLIIRGRLRLRAWETGERSGTAVEIEADSIGHDLAWCVTSYAKVRSTRPADAAAEVSSQGDSGDSGDSGDSGAGYDVTAAGADPVDDASAAWGDSEDAGDVPLPELESTFAG, encoded by the coding sequence ATGACCGACATCATCACCGTGACGGGAGTCGTGGGAACCGATCCCAAACACCACGTCACCAGCGGCGGACTCGCCATCACCACGTTCCGACTCGCCTCGACCAGGCGCGTGTTCGATCGGGCGAAGGCCAGTTGGGAAGACGGCGAGACCAACTGGTACACCGTCTCCGCCTTCCGCCAACTCGCCACGAACGCGAGCCTGTCGATCCGCAAGGGCGAGCGCCTCATCATCCGCGGCCGACTCCGGCTGCGGGCCTGGGAGACCGGCGAGCGGTCGGGCACCGCCGTCGAGATCGAGGCCGACTCCATCGGGCACGACCTCGCCTGGTGCGTGACCTCCTACGCGAAGGTGCGGTCCACGCGACCAGCGGATGCCGCGGCAGAGGTGTCATCGCAGGGCGACTCGGGCGACTCGGGCGACTCGGGCGACTCGGGCGCCGGCTACGACGTGACGGCGGCCGGCGCCGACCCGGTCGACGACGCCTCCGCTGCGTGGGGCGATTCCGAGGACGCAGGAGACGTTCCGCTGCCCGAGCTCGAATCGACCTTCGCCGGCTGA
- a CDS encoding acyl-CoA thioesterase produces MNGPIDGLLSTLHLTDTGARTTEDIFTGPSQWMPLGRVFGGQVLAQSLIAAMRTVADDRTIHSMHGYFLRPGDVAHPITFSVDRLHDGRSFSTRRTHAFQNGVPILSLIASFQTEDDGVSHQVEMPTDLPDPETLPSTADVLGAFDHDIARYWSNERAFDVRHIPSPVYLSVEGERVPRQAVWMKAFGRLPDDLNMHRAALAYASDYSILEPILRAHGVAWATPGLKVASLDHAMWWHRDARVDEWLLYTQDSPSASGGRGLSLGRIYTRDGVLVASVAQEGMVRVPESARPSAPTE; encoded by the coding sequence ATGAACGGTCCGATCGACGGCCTGCTGAGCACCCTGCACCTCACCGACACGGGTGCTCGCACCACGGAGGACATCTTCACCGGTCCCTCGCAGTGGATGCCGCTCGGGCGTGTCTTCGGCGGCCAGGTGCTCGCCCAGTCGCTCATCGCCGCGATGCGCACCGTGGCCGACGACCGCACGATCCACTCGATGCACGGCTACTTCCTGCGGCCCGGCGACGTGGCGCACCCCATCACCTTCTCGGTCGACCGGCTGCACGACGGCCGTTCGTTCTCGACCCGTCGCACGCACGCCTTCCAGAACGGCGTGCCGATCCTGTCGCTCATCGCCTCGTTCCAGACCGAAGACGACGGCGTCTCGCACCAGGTGGAGATGCCGACCGACCTGCCCGACCCCGAGACGCTGCCGTCGACGGCCGACGTGCTCGGCGCCTTCGATCACGATATCGCCCGCTACTGGTCGAACGAGCGGGCGTTCGACGTGCGGCACATCCCCTCGCCCGTGTACCTCAGCGTCGAGGGCGAGCGGGTGCCGCGCCAGGCGGTGTGGATGAAGGCGTTCGGCCGCCTGCCCGACGACCTCAACATGCACCGTGCCGCGCTCGCGTACGCAAGCGACTACTCGATCCTCGAACCGATCCTGCGCGCGCACGGCGTCGCCTGGGCGACCCCCGGCCTGAAGGTCGCGAGCCTCGACCACGCGATGTGGTGGCACCGCGACGCCCGCGTCGACGAATGGCTGCTCTACACGCAGGACTCGCCGTCGGCGAGCGGCGGCCGCGGACTCTCGCTCGGACGCATCTACACCCGCGATGGCGTGCTGGTGGCGAGCGTCGCGCAAGAGGGCATGGTGCGGGTGCCCGAGTCCGCTCGCCCGTCGGCTCCGACTGAATAG
- a CDS encoding QcrA and Rieske domain-containing protein, with protein sequence MTDPTRRTILTLGSAGAIGGALALAGCAADAPSPSGSASDAPPSLVEDPPASTDASAAPDAPAVGGDIAALADVPVGGSIDTKIDGAPALLAQPIAGQVVAFSAICTHQQCVVAAAGDEFHCPCHGSMFDAATGDVIQGPALEPLSPIAVAVSGDRIVAAS encoded by the coding sequence ATGACCGATCCCACCCGACGCACCATCCTCACCCTGGGTTCCGCCGGTGCGATCGGCGGCGCACTCGCACTCGCCGGTTGTGCAGCGGATGCCCCGAGCCCGAGCGGCTCGGCCAGTGACGCACCCCCGAGCCTCGTCGAGGATCCGCCGGCATCGACCGACGCATCCGCGGCACCCGATGCGCCGGCCGTCGGAGGCGACATCGCAGCCCTCGCCGATGTGCCGGTCGGCGGAAGCATCGACACCAAGATCGACGGGGCACCAGCATTGCTCGCACAACCGATTGCTGGCCAGGTCGTCGCGTTCAGCGCGATCTGCACGCACCAGCAGTGCGTCGTGGCCGCCGCGGGCGACGAGTTCCACTGCCCCTGCCATGGGTCGATGTTCGACGCCGCGACGGGAGACGTCATCCAGGGTCCGGCGCTCGAGCCGCTGAGTCCGATCGCCGTCGCCGTCTCGGGCGACCGCATCGTCGCGGCCTCCTGA